Within Sorghum bicolor cultivar BTx623 chromosome 2, Sorghum_bicolor_NCBIv3, whole genome shotgun sequence, the genomic segment ACGCTAAATCCATGTGCATGTCATACTTCGGGGTCGTGGAATGATATCTTGTTCATCATTCATGATGATATCACAAAGTACACAAAAATGAAACATGCTCCATCTGTGGATGAAGAATATATATTTGTCGTCAATGCTCCATGCATCTTCGGAAAAATTGTATATTTGTAATCAATGCAATCGGTTGGAAGAGAGCAAGCACTCAACCCTCGTGTGAATGTAAGAACGGATAATCCAAAAGATGCATGGTATATTGAAGTGTTTAATTTGTTGATTAGCCTGAAGGCAtttttagggcactcacaatgcagactttatcatagagtctaagttatttattacctcgaacaatgtggacttggagtcttattttttctacctctttcttcaataaatatgctgcaacATCAACAAAataacataaataatatgtaattaagtatcttggactctgtgatagactcttacattgtgagtgcccttagagcCTAGAGGCGGTGTGACCTCTTGCGATAAGTAATCTAAAAATAAGAGGGAAGTGACCGAGGATAGAGTGGTGATCGATGTTGCCACAAATATTAAAACCTCATTTATGAACATGCACCAAAATACTAATGTTTGAtaggtaaaaaaaatatatgtatcAGTGTAGATAGCCAGTCTAGAAAATAGGCTAaccattattttttatttttatttttttgtaaaCAAGTAGCTTACGAGTTGAATTGTGTGCAAGATGAGGGGGACGACGGCATGCAATTAACTAGCTGCATAAAAGTGAAAAACCATGAATCGGGCAATTGTTCGTAGCCACAGTTGGGGTTAGAACTGTAGACACATTGCATCATCCTATCTAGCTAACCCACTATTCCACCAAGTAGTCTGGAaaaaagttcaaaaaaaaagtagtCTGGAAACAAATAGTACCAGTGCTTTCGTTTGGTGGCTGAGCTTAGGATTTTGATTATTGTTCACATTATTTATTATTACGAGATTGACAATCCAAACAGGCAAGGCGCCACATTTCACGGCCGTTCAAGAGGCGCCACTCTGCACTCATGGTCATGATCACGGCTCACCCTAAGTTAGGCACTTCTTAGAATGGGGGCAAACGACAGCACTCCTCGTGTCTGTTTGCACGCTTAATTTCTTTGTTGAGTTACTAATGCTAGGAGTTCTCGGGTGTTCGTTCAGATAATATTTATATTATAGGTATTTGAAAGGTATTTCATTCGTTTTAAAATAGTTGTCACATTATTAAGATTTATAGCTAAAGTATCTAAGCACCGTTCGGATCTTTGGAGTTAAATTTAttctaataaattttaatttcgacACATGTTAATTAAGTTAATATATGGTAGTACATAGGGTATTTGTATACTACTATTATCTAAGAGACCTGTTTATATGTTGCATTTGTACTAAGAAAGCGTGTTAAAGAGCATGCTATAAGTTGCAGAATAGAAATATAATATGATGATCTATAAAATCAATTTCTATCTCCCAACCTTAAATTTGAGATAAGTTTATATGTGAACTTTGAAAAGTTGTAGAATCTCAAATCCAAATAGCTTAATCTAGTAAGTATATTCCAAATCCTCCAAAATAGAAAAGATCCAAAACGTCCGTAACTGTCTGGGTATCATGGTATGAATGGACTAATAGAATACAGGGTGTGTTGTGCTCAACTAACGTGACGTAGACCTTGTGTCAACCACTGTTGGCAATTAACCAGTGAAGCAAGCACTTAGAAAAGTGAAGTCCTCGCTGACACAAGTGTGTTACTAAGGGTCTGTCGTGGTAGGACGCTCGCGGAAACATTTCAAATTCAGATGGTGAATCAGAATCAACTTATAAAATTGCTTGGCTAGCAATCTAGCTAGATTCCAATTAAAAAATcatttaaataaaatatggtcAAAAAATTCTGAACTTTTATGGATGGAGAACaacttaaataaaaataattttaacttattgcaccaaaaaataattaaccgaaaaaataaactaaaaagGTAAGAACAAATGGGATGAGAATTTGTGCAAAACTAGCCTCTCCAGTAGTTTCGCGTGTGTATGTAAAAATGGTAAAATGTTTCGGTTTCGAATCACTTGCTGAAAGACCGTTTAAAAGTGATTCTCATCAGAAACTGAAACGTTTCTCCTATCTGGTCTAATTACTCCGTAATTAACATGTAGTCACACAGTTGGTCATGCCGTCCTCACCTGTGACTGTGTTCTATGTAGTCACTTCCATGCTTCTGTACTTCTTCGAAATCAaatatcttaggccttgtttagttccaaaatattttacaaaatcgacactgtagctttttcgtttgtatttgacaaatattgtccaattatggactaactaggctcaaaagattcgtctcgtcaacttcgaccaaactgtgtaattagtttttatttttgtctatatttaatacttcatgcatgtgtctaaagattcgatgttacgaggaatatgaaaaattttgcaaaattttttggaactaaacaaggccttatttaaaAATCAGGACAATGCAATGCAAACGACTAGTATCTGAAATCCGCAATCCAACGGCTGGTGAAAGTCCAATCATATGAGTGGTTGTTTCATTGTTTGGCTAGTGGCCATCATATATCaaaactagggccttgtttagttcattctGAAAACTAGAAACTTTTaaaaattctccgtcatataaaatcttgaagcatatgcataaaatattaaatatagacgaaaataaaaactaattgcatagtttgtctgtaaatcacgaaatgaatcttttgagcctagttagtctatgattagataatatttgtcaaataaaaacgaaaatgttacagtgccgaaattcgaaattttttcagaactaaacaagacctagaatGCAGCTAGCTATGTCTCATATGCCACATCAGCAGATCCTGGGAACTCTCTCGGCCACAAGCTCCCCGTGGGACCACCGCACTCACTCACAGGTCACAGGTcacaggctcttcttcctcccgtGAACCTGATCGCGAGAGGCGTGCTGACATGACCAGGCTACAAACCGACACCGGACCTTCACGGGCTGCACCGCTAGCTGCTGCCTGTTCTCATGCAGCTGACTCTGCATGCATGCGCAGACCCCCTGCCTTCGCTCCATATTACAGATGGCCACACACCTCTAAGACTCTCGGGGTCCTATTTAGTTCATtccaaaattttaaaaaaaattcaagatttttcgttacattaaatcttacgactatatatatatatatataattaaataatgttttttataatttacaaaacaaatcttttaaacctaattagtctataattagacaataattatcaaataaaaacgaaaatgctagtaTAAGTAAAAAATTTTCAGGTCCTccactaaacaagacctcactGTGTTGGCCGCAACGGCAACAGTAGTACCCCGCCCGCTCTATAAATACCCCCGACGACAGGGAACGGAGCTAGCAACAATCACTGCAGTAcacagcacatttgcaaagttgTAGTTCATCAAACGTAGCGGCTAGGTGTAGCGCTATATATAGCTCCATCTGCTGCGACGACATGGCGGGCACCACCAGGAGGAGCAGGAAGTCCTCGTCGTCGAGCTCATCGGCGCAGCAGCAGCTGGCTGCCGGCGCGCTGCTTGTGGCCGTTGTCGTGTTGGTGGCGGCGTCGTCGTCGGGCGTGCTGGTGGCGGTGGAGGCGGTGTGCGACATGAGCAACGAGCAGTTCATGTCGTGCcagccggcggcggcgaagacGACGGACCCGCCGGCGGCGCCGTCGCAGGCGTGCTGCGAGGCGCTGGCGGGCGCGGACCTCAAGTGCCTGTGCGGCTACAAGGACTCGCCGTGGATGAGCGTGTACAACATCGACCCCAAGCGCGCCATGGAGCTCCCCGCCAAGTGCGGCCTCGCCACGCCACCCAACTGCTAGCCATGCTAATAATAAGCTAAGCAAGGGCGCTGGCCTGGCTAGCATTGCCCTACGTTGTACTACGTGTGTTGTtgcattatatatatttattattaCTGTGTGTACATCTGCAGCAGGAGGGGGCCCGGCCGTACGTACGTGCCACATCGATCTTGTCACGTACTAACATGCATATGTTCTTGTCGTGTGTGCTCCGTGCtggcgtgtgtgtgtgtgtgtgtgtgtcgtcGTTGGTACATCTTGTCACGTACTAACATGCCCGTGGTTGGTTTGTTGGACTGTTTGTGCGTACGCGCGCATGTGTGTGATGTGTACTTCGGTAGTGTGGGTGACTGCCTGGCAAAAGTTGCATCTTGTGCCCTCTCgctcgctcgatctctctgtatgtatctatatatatatatatataaggagtGTTTTTGATGCTAAACATGACTGCTTCGTTGTCTTTGACGTCAGGTCAATTTGTGTGTGCAATAAAGCCAAGAACTGCTTGATCTCTGCATGTACAAGGCAATACTATATTGTTGAACTTCTTTGGATTATTAACATGTGACCTCTAGATGAAGTGATTACGGATGATTGTTCTAGTTAACTTTTCTCTGCGGAAAGTGTGTTTGGACTGAGGACAAGGTTGGACAGTAAATACGTACAAACCACAACGGGTGGACGCCCTCTCCCTATCTCACGGCGTCCATTTGATAACGGGTGCGTGCTCACCCCATTGTGGAAATTGCAAGTTGAAGGTTGGATGATCATATCCATGCATGTTTACAAAAAGATATAGTTATCCAAGTTGAGTGCTTGGTGGGATGGATGGAATGAGCCAGTTTTCTAATTATAGCTAGttatattttttaaataaaaataataacaacTAACAATACATAAATAAATATGTACTAACACTATAGTTACTATTAGGTAGTGTGCTCGTGCATTGCTACGGGATAGTCAATaatttatattaaaaaatacaTGAATCGCATGATACGATAATAATATTGTAGCATAGTGTAGTTCGTCATGGTTCCCAATTATCGTATAGTTTGATGAAGCACATGTAATCTAATTTATGCTAAAAAGAATTATAATCATTCTTGCATTCGTTAATTTAGCCATAAGAATAGAAGATATGGGTAAAATTTCCTATACAGTATTTCCATGGAGTGCTTGAAGCACGAGACACTCTTTGGGTTCATGCCGACTTGCTGAGGCAGTGCTCGACGATGCTGGGCAGCTCGTTCATGGCGGCTAATGGGCACCACCCAACCAGTTGTGGATCCATGATGGGCCGGAACCCACTGCTGTAAGCATCTTGTGCTCTTTTGCCCTGGTGCATCTGCTCACAATAAAGAAATATATCAAAAAAATTTAGGTAAAAGATGATCATTAACAACTATCTTACTCATAATAAATTCAGTAAGCTAAGGTCCACTCAAAAGTGATTATTCTTATATATGCATTCCTTCAAACTATAACAAATCATATAGGAATCCATCGTTAATACATGATACTTGTTCTGTTTGTTCATTTATTCTTTACGCACATCTGATGGTGAGAACTCATGGTAATCTTAGAATAGTACAGTTCTTAGAAAATTGAGAAAATTCACCTAAACATGATAACTTGAATTGTTATGGGCTTGTGGCAGTACATAGCTAggtaaattaattatttttttaatgaaaACCACAGGGAAACACCTCCCGGTAGCATTAATTAATTAAGGAAATACCCAAAGGTTACCAACAAATATTGTATACTGAAACAATTTAAATAAGCTACTTTTAAGATCATCGAGTGCTCTTTCATTCTATTTCGTTAGGAAGCAGAGCTGCAGTGATATATTGTCTTTACCAACCTACGAATGATTTagaaattttatataatttatttttctattctccaaattcagcacacaatgCCTAACCCTAATTAAGTAGTGTACTCAAGATATGAGTGACCATATTGTATCATGATGGTTGATGGCTGATGACTCTAATACTAAAATTAATATAGATCTAGATTATCATGAAAAATTATGTGCATTCTCATCCCAGTAATACCATTCATGTTTTAGAGTGATGGCTGATGGCAATGCATAGTGATGCAAGTAGTATTATAGATTGACAACCATTATATTAAGTGTCTTGACTAAATAATGGTAGACAGAAACATGCATGCAAGACTGAAAGAAGTAACTCAAATGGAATAAAAAACTATTAATATGAAACTGTCGGATAGGAACAGTGCTAGACGATGAAACGCAAGTGAACATCACCACAAGCCAAAATGCAGTCATCatgttttttttgaaacatCATAAATAATTTTTTAGTTAGACCAAGGATGAATAAATCGGCATTCCTATTTTGTATCCTGAGTTCCTAACTGAATTGACTACAGTAGGAGCACCAATCTTCAGTTTCTATAATTAGATTCAACCACCACCATCAGTGAATGCAAATGGCAAATGAATTGGCCATAACTCATTTAGGACTATTCATTGCTTGATATTGCTTGACTATTCATCGTCCAACACATGGGTATATTGGTATCTCCATCATTCAGGATTCATGCAACTTTTTTAACATATGGCTTCTTTAACGATTAACTAAAAAAACCATATGACTGGCATAATAAAACACAATCTTCTGAAACTGAGCAAAGAAGATACAGGCTAGCTGATTAGCTACTTACTTTTTCACCTGATGCAATACCTAGTGCCAACGTGCTTGGGTGAAATCAAACAGAGAAACTTCAACCCTAAAACCAAATTGAGGTTATCATCATACATGGAAAATAGAAGTACGAATGATAGTCACAAACTCTATTATGCGGCTACACACCTCATACTGACCAATCAGCAGAAATAGCTATGATATCTCATGGCTAGCTATCTTCAAATTTGATTACGGTCTAGGATTAGTTTAGTGAATTTTTATTTGATTTCACATCTTAAAATGGCAGAAGTAGCCAAGCATCTGGATCACTTCTTCGCATTTCAGAAACATCATCAAAAGCCCTAGCTATTTCACTATAACCATCTTGCACATAGAGAAGAGAAAGCAATACTCACAGCTATGTTCATTTCTTTTCCTAGTGACCCCTTGTGCAGCCAGCCATGGCCCAAAAGCGATTCATTTTAGCAGACTTGTGTATGCTCAATTAAGACTATCAGCCAAAAAGTACCAATTAATTAAGAGGGAAAACACTCTATAATGGTGAGCTATAGAAGAGCTGCAGCTTTTCCATGGTGAGAGTCAGGTCGTCCAATGCGAAGACGGAGTTGTCAGTCTAGCTGGCCTCCTTGACCAAAAGTGATTCAGTGTTCAGGACATCCATCAGGTAGTCCTTTTGATTCCTGCAAACGTAATCACCAGAAAACAATCTCAGTGAGATTTATTATGTCAGTTCCAAATGCCGATTTTCAATGCACAAAGGTTTAGTCCAATGTCAGTCAAACATAGCATCTGCAATGTAATTTGGCTAAGTAACAAGCTTTTAATTTGGCTTCAAACAAATGAGAAAATTGAAAATGTCGTAGTTGTCAAAAATATGGGGGCTCCAAAGCCAGTCTAAATAAGCTATTAATATTTATGGATTTTTTCTATTTGTTTCCAGAACAGGCATTGCATAATTATATGCGATTAGGAGGAAGATGACacctttcaatacaaaatttcgTGCATATTGTAGTGACCATCATGCAGTAACTACCAAACCTAGTTGAATTTCGCAGGGGTTAGGATGCATACTTGCTCCAATGCAGATGATCCCGGCAGAAGGTGTGCCACCTAATGTACCTACAACGAACAATGAAGGACGAATCAGGAGTAAAGAACATGGTTGTCCACATGTAAACCCAATCTTTTTTACAAAAACAAAACGGAAAAATTTTCTAGGCATAATACATGTATCGACACTTGTAACTGGATCATATCAGAGCAGGATATAGATAGGCAGGGTTTGGGTGGCCGATCTCGCACACCAGGAACAAAAGATAAGGGTTGTTCGTACCTGTTTGGTGCTCGCCAAAGGCGAAAGTGCCGAAGATGAAGGCATGGGCACCTGATGTTGGGCGGAAGCGGGTGGGTCGCCGAGCGTAGCAACCGGCGAGGAGAAGGAGAAGCGGTGCACCATCGTCGCATGGGCCAGCCACCGGCAAGGCTAGCCAAGACAACGCTGCCATCCACCATGCCCCCCCCCCAATGCCTAGAGGCGGCGTGCCCTGCAGTGGCCCGCAGGAGTCAGGGCGGGGAGCAGGCAGGCGAGGCCATGGGACGAGGGCACGGTCAGGCATGGGGGCGATTTTGATTTGAGTTTCCTTTCTATGGCCGACTGATTTGATTGGGGAAAATTGGATTGCTATTTTACATTTACATTTGCATCAGGAATCCTTTCTTTTCGCACCCTTTCACATCCCtgattatatattattttttattataaatttGCATCAGAAATCTTTTCTTATTCTTTATTTTAATTTCCACCCTTCCACCTCCCGTGACGTCGATTGTTTCGCACCGAGGGGAGACGGAAGCGACCCAAAAAAAATGTCGCACCATTTGGTGGTCTTActtttagtctttttagttgtaaggAGACTCCCTaattgtaaggccttgtttagttccacctaAAAgttaaactttttaagatttcctatcacatcaaatcttgcgacacatgcatgcaacattaaatataaatgaaaacaaaaactaatcgtacagtttgtctatatataatttgcgagacgaatcttttgagcctagttagtctaagattagacaataattgtaaaatacaaataaaagtgctacagttccaaaGCTAAAAAATTTCatggactaaacaaggcctaagtagttCTTGCTTTCCTAGGTAGATAGCTTTCGGTATGCACCTAGATATACCTTATGTATAAATATCACAGAACAATACACATAGCTAGATAACATGGATAAACATGTCTCAAGTTTTCATGAAGCCAACATTTAGTAATTGTGCCATATTTACAAAAGGAGCAACAACATACACAGTCTAGAAACTAGATCAAATGGCATATATTGGCCTTACACTCCGTATAATGTCTCATCTTACTCAAATACAAAATAACGCCACTGATTACTAGACAGATCTGCCTGGTGTTGATCCAGCATCACATAATCTCTAGACACTAATGTACAGCTGCTCAAGGCACCTTTACCGTCCGATACTTAGTGGAAATTCTTTACCGACTAATGTTGCATCGCTAAATAACTAGTTTTAGGTACAGATGTCTGACGCTAATTCTAGTGTGTGGTATAGTGTATCCAGCATAGTACCAGCCTTGAATGATTTCTCGGCTTGCATTGCTCTATTGTGATTGATGCTTTGCTAGTACTCCCATGTAATTTCAATCTCCTACAGGTACACATATACGACAACAACTTGACAGGTGTTGTTGCTGCAACATTGATATACTCTTTTCCTAGTTTCTGGCTTATTAGTTACTGCCACCTCCTGTTTGGCTTGGTAAGAACGGAACAAGTTGAGAGCGAGAGCATTACAGCAaccacatcctagtagttgaTAGGAGCACTCATATTATTGTGTGtgcttcttgttttcttctaaTCATGGTAGGAATCCACTTGAAAATGAGATGATCAAGTTGCATATTCTCATCAGTTTGCTAAAGGTTTGGCAAGTGATAAGCATGCTACTCATGAGGTATGTGATGTTGTGGTTGACAGAATAAAATCAACACTACCTTATTTTCAAGGAAAGTAGATCCTTATACATATATTGAATGGGAGCTAACAATGGATAATGAATTTTAAAAGTACGATCCATTTGGAAAAACAAAAGTTAGAGTTTCTTCTAGTGTTTTCACAAAATATACTTTAACTGAATGGAAACATCTTTATAGATTTAGTAAATCTCCTCAATCATGAAAACATGTAAAAAAAATTTTAGAGATGTTTTTGTTCTCGAGTATTATTCTAAAATTTTGTTTACAAAATTGCAATGTATAAAACAAGAAACAAAAAATGTAGTAGAATACTTGGATAAACCAAAGTTATGTTTGCTGCATTATTATGGCTTAGAAGAAACCAATTAACTTTTGGAACATAGATTTTTGCAGGGTCTTAATATGGAAATTCAGAACATTCTTGttgattataaaataaatattaaaaaagGATCAAACAGATACTATAGAAGCACGTGTCTATCCTATTACTAACAATTTGCAGCAAGTAGACGACAATATACAAATGCGGAGCGAGCAATTTAAGATACTCGATGAAAcattaaaagaaaaaagtgaatcGAGGTGCACCTACAAAATATTAGAAGAGCATCAAGAGTAAGTCAAATGATTGTAACATAAATCAAGGTGAGCATGCTTTGGTTGAACTGCATTTGTCCACTAATCATGCTATCATAGAGCAACCCAATTGTGAAACTGTAGTTACCGATTTTCCGTTGTTGCACTTTGATATGCTTGATGTTCCTTGTGACAAACAAGAGTTGTCTGATAATGCATCACTTATATCCATAGCATAACTAGTGAATAAAGCTAGAAATTCTAAATTAATGATTGCTGATTTCAAACATGTTGTTCATATTGCAAATGAAAATGAAGAAGCTCAATTATTGTCATCTTTACATACAATGGGGTACATTGAATTTTATGATCTTTGTGAGCTTAGCTGTTTAGAGAATAATctgtttg encodes:
- the LOC8057298 gene encoding putative lipid-transfer protein DIR1 — its product is MAGTTRRSRKSSSSSSSAQQQLAAGALLVAVVVLVAASSSGVLVAVEAVCDMSNEQFMSCQPAAAKTTDPPAAPSQACCEALAGADLKCLCGYKDSPWMSVYNIDPKRAMELPAKCGLATPPNC